The genomic window ACAGGTAATGCTAGTATTGGTGCAAAGGTTAGTGTTAGTCCCAATTTCTATCATGTGTTTGCAGCCGAAAATTCTCAGCAGGAATTGAGCTTAGAAACTGCTGAAAATGTGATTTTAGTTGATGAATTACACGCTCTCCATGCTGGTGTAAAATCTTTGCAAGGTTCATTTTCTTTGCCGTTTGATGGTTGGCTAATTAACAAAGGTGAGAAAACGAGTATTGAATCAGCAACTGTTGCTGGTGATTTCTTGGAAGTTTTGAAGTCTATTATTTATGTAGAAAAGGAAGTGGAATTAACCCCTGGTGGTGTTGCTCCTAGAATTTGGGTTGATGGACTTTCAATTACTGGTGAGTAAGATTTAAATATTAGACCTCTTGCATAAATGCTGAAGCTGTCATGTTGAGCGAAGCGAAACATCTCAAAGATTTTACATTTTATTCAAAATGACACATCTAATTTTCGGACTTTTGCAAGAGGTCTATTTTAGATCAGCAGCAATCTAGAACCTCGGTTTTTCACGTAAACCGGGGTTATTTTAATTTGATAAGAAATTTAAGACTTACATAATGGAAGTTTAATTGGATTTTAATGTTTGGTTTTTAATCTGACTCAAGTGTTTTGAATGCAACTTACTCAGTAGCTTAACTTCATGAAGTAACTTAGCTACTTTAAGTCATTTATCTGTAAACAAATACTTGTGAGGAGAAATCATGCGGCATTTCTTGGGAGCATTTTTGCTGGGAATGGCTACAATAACTGTTATGCCAACAGAAAAAGTCCTAGCAGCAACATTAACGGGTCAACCCCCCATTGTGATTGGACATCGAGGTGCTAGCGGTTATCGTCCTGAGCATACTTTAGCTGCATATCAACTAGCTATTGAAATGGGGGCTGACTATATTGAACCTGATTTAGTCGCCACTAAAGATGGTATTTTGGTAGCACGTCATGAAAATGAGATTTCTGGAACAACTAATATTGCTAGCCTTCCTGAATTTGCTGACCGTTTCACAACCAAAGTGATTGATGGGCAAAATATATCAGGTTGGTTTACAGAAGATTTTACTCTAGCTGAATTGAAAACTCTCCGCGCGATCGAAAGAATCCCTACTATCCGTCCAGATAACACGGCTTTTGATGGATTGTTTGAAGTTCCGACTTTGCAAGAAGTTATAGATTTAGCAAAGACACAAAGCGCAGCCTTGGGAAGGACTATTGGTATTTATCCCGAAACTAAACACCCAACTTATTTTGATTCTATTGGCTTGTCAATGGAAGAAATTTTGGTCAGTGTTTTAAATGCTAATGGCTATACTGATGAAACTGCACCAGTTTACATTCAATCTTTTGAAGTTAGCAATTTAAAAGACCTAAATACATTAACCAACGTTTCTTTAGTCCAACTCATTAGTAGTGGTGGTAGACCCTATGACTTTACAGTTAGTGGTGATCCTCGCACTTATGCTGATTTAACTACACCATTAGGTTTAGCAGAAATTGCTACTTATGCTGATGGAATTGGTGCTAACAAAAACTTGATTATTCCTAGGGTTGGGGGTAATTTATCGTCTCCTACAACTTTGGTCAAGGATGCTCATAAAGCTGGTTTGTTGGTTCACGCTTGGACATTTCGTGACGAAGATGTTTTCTTACCTGCGAACTTACAAGGTAATCCTGAAGAAGAGTACAGACTGTTTTACAAGACTGGTGTTGATGGGGTATTTAGCGATAACCCTGATACAGCATTTAAGGTTCGTTCTGCTTTAGTTCCTGAGCCTAGTGCTATGTTGGGTTTGGGTATTATGCCTTTGTTGGGATGGTTTTTGCGTCGTCGGAATAACGATTAAATAGCTTTTTTCTTTGTGTCTCTGTGTTTAAGAAGGAATTTTTTACCACAGAGACACGGAGATACAGAGGTTAGGCTAATTGCTTTGGAATGAAATTATTGTGTAATAGCTGCGCTGATTTTCTGTGAGGGATTTAGTGATAACAGCGATCGCCAAATCCACATCTTCATCCACTAAAAGTGGCGTTAGTAGCCGCACTTACGGGACGATTAGCTAGTACAGCACGGCGTAAATGAACATACCATTTTAAATGAGCAAAAATCTTGATATACGAAACTTTTGATTTTTGACTCTTCTCCTATCGAATACGCTACGCGTTGGCGCAGCCTCTCGTAGAGAACGACTTCGCTCAGGGTGAAAATCTTTCGCGGAAGGTAGCCGAGGTGTTGAATTTTGACTTCACGGCGGTACTATTAGTAAGGCGACTATCAGTCCTACTTTATTGACTATCAGGACTTGATCCAGTTAGAGTTTCACAGCTTATAGAGTTAAACTACTGAGCTTTTCCCACAATTGACGCACATCATCGGAAAGCTGGCAAAATAATTCTTTCGCACCTGGTATATTCACTAACTGCTTTATTTATAATATCATAATATTTGCGCTAGGTAAGTCGAGTTTGCCTGTCTAGCTTTAAACAAACGTTCACAGAGCAAAATCCTTCAGATTGTTACGAAGTTTAAATTATGTAGTATTGACTAAATTCACGATAAAGCTAGTATAAAGTTCAAAAAAAAAATCCCAAAAATTGATTTTCTTATTGTAAAATTGCAATTAGTTGGTGGAATTGATGCTTCTTTGCAGATAAAACCGTAAAAACAACATTAAATCTAAAAAATTGAACTTCTTTTAGGATGAAAATTGGTGTAAAATGATTCCAGTAAAGTACAATACAAGTAAGTGAATAGCATATTCTATAGACTTTTTTGTTTTTGATTTCACTTCGCTAATAGTATACATACCTTAAAAATTAATATTAAGGATGTTACTCATCTTTTATCATAATAAACTGTGTGTTTTCCCTCGTTAATGATCCTAGCGTTGCGGTAATGAAATTCATTAACCGGGTAAATTAAATCAATGAATAAATCATTATGCAATAAGTCTATAAAAATACTTTATTGCTTTCTTTTTCCTATTGTGCCATAGGAATAAATTTGTGAGTTAGTAACTCTAAGATACAATCCTTCATCCCAAGAGTTAATTAAAATTCGTAAGTAAGTTTTAATAATTGCTTACTTAGATATCTGTATGGTTAATGCAGATATATCTTGTAAATACTTGTTTAGGCTTTGTTTCCTCTTTTAAGGTAGTTGAGCTATTTTCGCTTGCTGATTTTAGGCGATTACTAGGATTACTCTTCATTATAAAAAATTAGGTCATATTCCTTTATGCAAAAGCAATTGTTTCTAAACTGGAATGATACTCAAAAAAATTATTCCCGAGATAAATCTATACATCAGTTATTTGAGGAACAGGTAGAATATACCCCTGATGCAATTGCAGTTGTGTTTCAGGAACAACATCTGACCTACCAACAATTAAATCATCGAGCCAATCAAGTAGCACAATATCTGCAAACCTTGGGAGTAGGAGCAGAAACACTAGTAGGTATCTGCATAGATTCATCCTTAGAAATGGTAGTAGGACTATTGGGCATCCTCAAAGCCGGCGGAGCTTATGTACCACTATCTCCAGCCTATCCACAAGAACGGCTAGCTTTCATGCTGACAGATACACAAATCTCCGTAATATTAACCCAAAAAGCATTAGTAGACAAACTGCCTCAACATGAGGCGCGTGTAATATGCCTCGATACTGACTGGGAAATCATCAACCAACAGACATCAGAGAAACCCAATACTAGCGTCAAGCCTGAGAACTTAGCCTATGTTATGTACACCTCTGGTTCTACAGGTCAACCCAAGGGTGTGAGTGTTGTTCATCGTGGTGTAGTCCGGTTAGTCAAAGAAACTAATTATATTAGCTTTACTAACACTGAAGTATTTTTACAACTTGCGCCTATATCCTTTGATGCCTCTACCTTTGAAATTTGGGGTTGCTTACTCAACGGTGGACGATTAGTAATATATCCAAGCAACACCCCATCTTTAAATGAATTAGGACAAGTTATTCAGCAATATCAAGTAACAACACTATGGTTAACAGCTGGTTTATTTCATTTAATGGTAGATGAAAATATTCATGGTTTAAAACCTTTGCGTCAACTGTTAGCCGGTGGTGATGTTTTATCTGTTCCCCATGTGCAGAAATTTCTCCAGACAGTAGAAAATTGTCAATTAATTAATGGTTATGGACCTACAGAGAATACAACTTTTACCTGCTGCTATCACATCACAGAACCAATCAATCCAAATGTTTCAATCCCTATTGGTCGCCCAATTGCTAATACCCAGGTATATATATTAGATCACAACCTGCAACTAGTAACAATGGGAGCGACAGGTGAGTTATACATTGGTGGCGACGGTTTGGCGCGTGGTTATCTAAATCGTCCAGAATTAACCAAAGAGAAATTTATCCCCAATCACTTCAGTAGAGATTTAGAGGCGCGCCTTTACAAAACAGGAGACTTAGCTCGTTATCTACCCGATGGCAATATTGAATTTCTTGGACGAATTGACAACCAGGTGAAAATTCGTGGTTTCCGTATTGAGTTAGGAGAGATTGAAAGAGAGATTGCTCAACATCCTCATGTGCGGGAAAATATCGTTTTGGCTCGTCAGGATAGAACAGGCGAAAAGAGATTAGTAGCCTATATTGTGCCGCATCAACACAGTACATACAGACAAGAAACAATACGTAGCTTCCTGCAACAGCAATTACCAGAATATATGCTGCCATCGGCATTTGTAGTCTTAGAA from Nostoc sp. UHCC 0870 includes these protein-coding regions:
- a CDS encoding non-ribosomal peptide synthetase: MQKQLFLNWNDTQKNYSRDKSIHQLFEEQVEYTPDAIAVVFQEQHLTYQQLNHRANQVAQYLQTLGVGAETLVGICIDSSLEMVVGLLGILKAGGAYVPLSPAYPQERLAFMLTDTQISVILTQKALVDKLPQHEARVICLDTDWEIINQQTSEKPNTSVKPENLAYVMYTSGSTGQPKGVSVVHRGVVRLVKETNYISFTNTEVFLQLAPISFDASTFEIWGCLLNGGRLVIYPSNTPSLNELGQVIQQYQVTTLWLTAGLFHLMVDENIHGLKPLRQLLAGGDVLSVPHVQKFLQTVENCQLINGYGPTENTTFTCCYHITEPINPNVSIPIGRPIANTQVYILDHNLQLVTMGATGELYIGGDGLARGYLNRPELTKEKFIPNHFSRDLEARLYKTGDLARYLPDGNIEFLGRIDNQVKIRGFRIELGEIEREIAQHPHVRENIVLARQDRTGEKRLVAYIVPHQHSTYRQETIRSFLQQQLPEYMLPSAFVVLESLPLNANGKVDRHKLPDPSQERPQLEQVYVAPQTDLQRQLASIWSDLLKIEPVGIDDNFFDLGATSTLIMQVALQIQQKLGIDLSVVKLFQYPTIAGLAKYLNAEKDSQQSYNKLQNRAQRQQAAASARRRYSPIGV
- a CDS encoding glycerophosphodiester phosphodiesterase; its protein translation is MRHFLGAFLLGMATITVMPTEKVLAATLTGQPPIVIGHRGASGYRPEHTLAAYQLAIEMGADYIEPDLVATKDGILVARHENEISGTTNIASLPEFADRFTTKVIDGQNISGWFTEDFTLAELKTLRAIERIPTIRPDNTAFDGLFEVPTLQEVIDLAKTQSAALGRTIGIYPETKHPTYFDSIGLSMEEILVSVLNANGYTDETAPVYIQSFEVSNLKDLNTLTNVSLVQLISSGGRPYDFTVSGDPRTYADLTTPLGLAEIATYADGIGANKNLIIPRVGGNLSSPTTLVKDAHKAGLLVHAWTFRDEDVFLPANLQGNPEEEYRLFYKTGVDGVFSDNPDTAFKVRSALVPEPSAMLGLGIMPLLGWFLRRRNND